A stretch of DNA from Carya illinoinensis cultivar Pawnee chromosome 12, C.illinoinensisPawnee_v1, whole genome shotgun sequence:
ttaacataattttatataaattttaaaatcacaatatttatagaaACTATAAAGCTAACTAcaagtttaaaattacaatccaaataagaaaaatgtcgaaattgaaattctaacaattttgcTTTTAGATATAagagtataattgtaatttagtctttcttaacgtgtcataacgggttgacccgttatcaacctgttaagcaattatattttaacgGGTCAGCCCGTTTTAACTCAAACCTATTAAGATTAAACcttaacccgctattatcgtgtcgtgttcgtgttgagtTAACGAGTCGTATAATATATTGCCACCTCGAGCTTTCTTCTCCACCCCATCTTCCTCCTACAAAAACCTAGGTTGAACTTGTCTCCTCCCTATACTATGCCGTGTAATTCGTCatgttttaattggattttttgATAACTTTTGAAGCATTGGAGGTCAAGATTTGTTATTTGAGACTCTTGGGTACATTCCTTCACCACAAGGAATAGATCTTTAGTAGCGATTTTTCAATCGCTGAGAAAGATGCATTGCCAATGATTTTAGAATCACCACAAATGAGTTTTCAAAACTAATTAGTTAGTTGCAGCAATGTTTTGAGAACGATGGAAATATGGCTTTGTGgcaattttagtatttttggaGATGGTAAAAATTGccaaaattaatctttttgaACGATTTTGAACTAAATCACAGATCATAACTCTAGTGATATTTTGGACTATTTGgggaaaagaaaattgttgGTAAAGATAACCATTTAGCAGTGATTTTTTACTTTCATTGTAATAGATTAGAAGTGAATGAATAATACGGGCGAACAACCAACGAGGTGTATATCGCTAGGAAAAGCTAGAGGCGTCGATTTTTAGCACTTTCTTCGACTAAAATTTTTATTGGGAAAAGTCACTTTTATTGTAGTGCATTTCCAGAATTAAAgcaaacaatttatttttagaaattatttaagattccacatttaaaacaataatagttaattaattaattaaaaaaatcctaCCAAGCCACTCATGAGTTTTTtaagtaatattagatacagtgGTGGAGTGCATAAATACCAtgtagtcgttttaaaaaaaagtgaagtttattttttaaaaaaaaaataccataattatttatttttttaaaatgattatacgaCATTTACACACTCACAactacaattattatatatattttttgtttgaatctcgtttatttattcaaaatatcttgttttattattatatttttcataaatttttatataaaatataataaataatttaattttttaaatttttaaataatattaatattaaaatattatataataataatattttatatatcttttaaaaaaaatctcagctAATCTCATATGTTAACCAagaatattgaaggaaaaatatagttacaagtataattgtacattaatttgtgcattaatatgatgtgactggttaaaaaataaattttattaaaaataatgttaatttaaattttaaatataaataaatcagtattagtacataGATTAATGCGCGACTCTGCTgaaatataacaaaactcaatacTGAAAGTACCTCGTTTGTAGAATCTTACGAAATCTATTGGAATGTTCCGGGCATGCAATAGGCGTGCCCGTGCGGGACCCACAGCCACAGGCATGCCGCATAACAGATACAGAGATTCTGGCGGGAGCAACGCGCGCGCGTGCATAAACATAAGCAGCAGTCTCCAAACCATTTACGTTCATTTCAAAAACCAAATAACACGATGTGGGAGGGAGATGGAGAGCAAGAGCGATACGCAGAAAGAGTCGCTGAACACAGAGGCATTAAATTGCATCATTGAATGCTCCCAACGACCCCAAAAGTAATAACTTTGAAATCCCAGCATTCGCAGAGCAGCTACCGCTACCTCGGTCTCTGGGGTAAGTCTTCCTATTTacttctcatttcattttctttcccgCTATGGTAAAACAATTCCATGTCTCAACCAGACATCCAGGCTAGTTAGTCAAgtctctatctctctttctctctctccgtcGGTGTACGTTTCCCATTTCAAATTACACCCATATGATCTATTCTATGTTATCTATTTCagatgcttttctttatggtcGGTGTAGATGAATGGTGTAATAGATTTATTTACTAGAAGAAGAATGTGAGTGGTTTGGGgtattttttgtaagtaaaagaATAATGGGTGGTTTTAGTGCTGTTGAAGAAACAGCAGGTGCGAAGAGAAAGAATGGAGATACTTTGGGAAACTCGCATGTTCACTCCCACCACAGGCGCTCTAAGAGGTCTAGCTCTTGAACTCATTTGAACGTTGTTACTTACTATTTATAGTTTAATTTGTTTCGGTTGTCGTTATTATATGTTAGCTGAAAATCCGATATTCCCTTTTTGTACCTTTTTGAGTTGAATTGCTACGATTAGATGTTATACGgtcttcctcttctttcttttttttcttttcttttacatttacaaaatttattggAAATGGATTGCTTAATGAGCTAACTTATGGTTTCTTGTAGTATTTGGGTCTTTAGGCAAAAAGTTGAGgttaatagattttgaagataaaTGAGTATGCTCGAATTCGGGGAGCCTCTGTGTGTGTGAGTGGGGGAGCCGTGGGATCCTTGGCTTGTCGATGCATAAGAAGTAACTATGCTTGAACTGGTAATTAAGATTTGACAAGTAACTTTTCAGGAAATCCATGCAGCGAAATAAATGTTTAAAGCACCATGTTTGGTGAAAAAAATAGCTATGCCAGAGTGAGTTCTCATCTGTGCCTGTTTCTGTTTGCGTTCTTCCTCTAAGTGACTTTCCATTCAAGTTTCCCTGGTTTGAATTCAGACTATTGGCATATGACTTGATGAATGTTTTAGTCCCAGGTGATTGCTCTTGTGAAAGATGATTTGTCTAACCAATCTAAAATTTTTTGATGATGCATCAACCAAGTAGAGTAGTGCATAGGAGATTCCGTAGTCCAATACACTGATTTCTTAATTCTTCTCAGACATTTCAGAGTCAACATCTTCAGGTCCATCCTTTTTGATAATCTAATTCTGGTTTTTTCTTTCAGTGCTTCTGACAAGAATGCAAGTGTTTCAAGAGGTGGAGTTTTGCATTCCATAAAAAGGGAACAAAATGAAACATTTGTGAGACCACAGACCtttgttttattaataatcatcttGTGCCATTTTTCAAGGCAATAATGACCATGCTTAAAATCTTGGGTGAACATAGCCTAAAGCATTtattaccctttttttttccaaatgtgAACATAACAGGTGCTACCACATTCAGCCTGTGCTTCTAGGGGACAAAGTCCCTATCATGACAATGCGAATTGTATTAAGAAGAATACTTCATCAAATCAACGGGCCTCCTTGGAAAAAGATGTGAGTGCTGGAAGTGGGTTTCCTGTTCTCTTTATATTCTAAGACATGGAAATACAAATTCTCTATGCTTAATTTGTGGTTGTTTTTCACATCCAAATTTAGAACTGAATAGCATATCATAGTTTTTTAATGGCAGTTATTTGGTTGTAGAGCtgatgttattattgttaatctaaatatatttgCTGCTCTACAGATTGAGCTGCTGCAATTCCGTTTGCAGCAAGAGAAATCTATGCGCATAATGCTTGAGAGGGCAATGGGCCGAGCTTCAAGTACTTTATCTCCTGGACATCGGCATTTCACTGTTCAGGTGACTTTGCCTTTGATTCATACTTCAATTCCAAAGGGCTGTTTCGACTTTTTCAAAACttcagattttcttttttatgcacGAAGACAAATATGTGGGAATTTGTATGTACATATGTATGCAGGTATAGTAGTTTATTTACTTTACtgcattatatttatttattcttttttcatcATAACCAAGGCTTGAAGAAGAATGTTTCATACTTGTCCAGTATTCAGATGAACACTAAGTTGAAAATCAAGGAAATATTCCATTTGTAATTTAGACCATCACATTCTTcttctctgtcttcttcttctcctttttattattgttattgttattattattattattgttattgttatcGTGCATTCTTCATATTTCCTTATGCCCCAACTTATGGGAGGGTAGAGTTTTAACCTTACCAATTCACAGGTGTTTTATCAATTGAGAATCTTTTGTACCAGTCCATTTTTTACTTGCTCAAAATTCTATTGTCCAGTGTGTGAGGCTTCTGCTGCATTTACCAAGGGAAAAATCACTTTCATTCTTCATGAGAATTGGTCAGATGCACCTGATGCATACTTTTGTGGCAGAATTGGTACATGTTAATTGTTATCATCAGTGAATATGGTGAGTTAATAATAACCTGCAAACTATTGTCCTATTTTCAGACAAAGGAATTGATTTCTGAAATTGAATTACTTGAAGAAGAGGTTGCAAACCGCGAGCAGcacgttctctctctctacagGAATATTTTCGATAACTGTGTTAGTAGGCCACCTTCAGAGCAAAACTCAGTCAAAACTTCCCCAGCCCATACAAAGCATGGATCCAGGAAACATCCAAGTATCATTTCAAGTGCATTTTGTTCCTCCAAAAAGTTTCCATTGCACCCTTTACAAGCTCTAGTTTCATTAGATGATCCATGGAAAAGATTCTCTAAGAGTAGTCATCCACCACCATCTAGTGgcaaaagcaaaaacatggATTTTGAAAAGACTTGGTTTGACCCAGCTCAGGTATGCTATGTATACTTATCTCCCTTTTTGTTTTGCAAatgtatttttgattttttttttcttttattttctctaattgAAATATTGTTCttatcattaagaaaaaaagatcTTACATAATTACATGAACTTAATATTCAGATCTTTGGGTTTGTCTGACACATGATTATTCTTTTCATTGCAGTAGATGTCGAAAATATCTATCAAGAGAGTTTGTAGATGTTGGTATATGGATCTAACTTGTCCTCCACTTAAGAAAGTGTCTCATGTCTCTTGTGGTTTTAAAAACAAGGAGCTTCTTTGGGGCtgcttgtaaaacttaaaaAGTGTGCTCtccatatatgataatatacatatattttctgAATAGAGTGGTTTGCCAGGTGGATGGGAGTGTGGCACTTATGAAGATAGTCACCTCGAACTTTTCATGTCAATTCATCATTAGATGAACATAAATACCTTGTGAAAGGCTTCAGTGTGAAAAATGTTAGTGCATTTGAGTTTTGGGGGCAACTGGCTTCTGGATCTTGCATATAGTGTTAATGGCTGATGGGCAGATGGGCTTTAGAGTGTAAGCTTGGTGCAAgactatttataaaaagtagGATGTACCAAAAAAAGGCTGAATTCAAGTCATTTTTCTTAGCAGATCAAGATTCCTTCAAATTCTTTCCCAAACTTGAGAGTCTTAAGTGGGAGAGAGATAGACATATGAAATTGACCCTACAAcatttattacttatttaatattaccCGAAATATTTATACAGGCAACAAAAAATGTTGTGAAGGTCCCTCAAGTTTTGTGAAGGTCCCTCAAGTTTTTGCCCGAACTTAAGGGCCACTTGAAGGGAGCAAATCCGTTGGATGAGTAATCCAAAGCCCTGAAAAATCCAAATCTAGAATTAAATGAAATGTATTATTTATGCCGCTTGAGTGTGGCAATCTGGAGGTGGTCACTCAATTTATCAACTAGGTTAGGCTTCTGCATGCTCAACATTGGCTTTCCCAACGGCTCAAATAGGATGAACACAAAAGTTAGATTATATGACGTAAATCTCTAAGAAAATCATTCTGTTGTCTTTTACAGCATTTGGAAGCAATTCTACCCCCTTATCCTCCTCATTGAAGCAAATCTATCACTCAAAATGTATGGGATGATATTAGGATTACATGGAGTGACATCATTTCAACTAAATTGATAGGTTTCCTTTCAGTGGGAGATCCTGAAAGCTTCTTTGCTCATGTTTTGAATTATTAGCATGTGCTTCCTGTCACCAGGTTTCCATATAATCCCATGTGGTTATCCAAACCTTCGTATTTGAATTGTTTTCAGGTCAGAGAAAAGGTTCCGGCCTTGCCGAAAGCAGCTGTGCTGCGAACTTTGAAAGATCATCTGTACCAGTGTCCAAGCAAGTTATCCGAGGAGATGGTCAGGTGCATGGCTGCTATATATTGTTGGCTTAGCCAGGAAGCATCtgtaaataatgaaaagaatCGATCACCTTTGTCGTCAAGGTCGTCCAGGAATGTTATACAGCCTCGATGTACAATTGGGGAGAACCGAGATTGGTCTTGCAAACCAATGATTGAAATATCTTGGATATCAAATGATAAGAGCCACTTTTCTCATGCTTCGTATGCAATCAACAACTACAGGTTTCTTCCTTAAACATGGTTGTGATTTTCAATAATAATAGACATAGTTATAACAATACAGACTAATAACTACGAGTCCTCTATCTGGAGAACAAGAAGGTGTTCATTGGGG
This window harbors:
- the LOC122289434 gene encoding uncharacterized protein LOC122289434 isoform X1, with amino-acid sequence MGGFSAVEETAGAKRKNGDTLGNSHVHSHHRRSKSASDKNASVSRGGVLHSIKREQNETFVLPHSACASRGQSPYHDNANCIKKNTSSNQRASLEKDIELLQFRLQQEKSMRIMLERAMGRASSTLSPGHRHFTVQCVRLLLHLPREKSLSFFMRIGQMHLMHTFVAELTKELISEIELLEEEVANREQHVLSLYRNIFDNCVSRPPSEQNSVKTSPAHTKHGSRKHPSIISSAFCSSKKFPLHPLQALVSLDDPWKRFSKSSHPPPSSGKSKNMDFEKTWFDPAQVREKVPALPKAAVLRTLKDHLYQCPSKLSEEMVRCMAAIYCWLSQEASVNNEKNRSPLSSRSSRNVIQPRCTIGENRDWSCKPMIEISWISNDKSHFSHASYAINNYRVLVEQLERVNASQMENNAQIAFWINVYNALLMHAYLAYGIPQSSLRRLALFHKAAYNIGGHVISANAIEHSIFCFRAPRMGRWLETILSTALRKKYGEERQLSSKVGLQSSQPLACFSLCTGSFSDPVLKLYTASNVKEELEVAKREFLQANVVVKKSRKVFLPKVLERYAREASLSSDDLLTWITEHVDKKLRDSIHKCIDHKSGKKASQIIEWLPYSSRFRYVFSKDLTEKPWWV
- the LOC122289434 gene encoding uncharacterized protein LOC122289434 isoform X3, producing MGGFSAVEETAGAKRKNGDTLGNSHVHSHHRRSKSASDKNASVSRGGVLHSIKREQNETFVLPHSACASRGQSPYHDNANCIKKNTSSNQRASLEKDIELLQFRLQQEKSMRIMLERAMGRASSTLSPGHRHFTVQCVRLLLHLPREKSLSFFMRIGQMHLMHTFVAELTKELISEIELLEEEVANREQHVLSLYRNIFDNCVSRPPSEQNSVKTSPAHTKHGSRKHPSIISSAFCSSKKFPLHPLQALVSLDDPWKRFSKSSHPPPSSGKSKNMDFEKTWFDPAQVREKVPALPKAAVLRTLKDHLYQCPSKLSEEMVRCMAAIYCWLSQEASVNNEKNRSPLSSRSSRNVIQPRCTIGENRDWSCKPMIEISWISNDKSHFSHASYAINNYRVLVEQLERVNASQMENNAQIAFWINVYNALLMHAYLAYGIPQSSLRRLALFHKAAYNIGGHVISANAIEHSIFCFRAPRMGRMIADGPDIKIHGEQFLLCFFFSLPYWHSFNRWRHLTHTYLLSAFA
- the LOC122289434 gene encoding uncharacterized protein LOC122289434 isoform X2, with the translated sequence MGGFSAVEETAGAKRKNGDTLGNSHVHSHHRRSKSASDKNASVSRGGVLHSIKREQNETFVLPHSACASRGQSPYHDNANCIKKNTSSNQRASLEKDIELLQFRLQQEKSMRIMLERAMGRASSTLSPGHRHFTVQTKELISEIELLEEEVANREQHVLSLYRNIFDNCVSRPPSEQNSVKTSPAHTKHGSRKHPSIISSAFCSSKKFPLHPLQALVSLDDPWKRFSKSSHPPPSSGKSKNMDFEKTWFDPAQVREKVPALPKAAVLRTLKDHLYQCPSKLSEEMVRCMAAIYCWLSQEASVNNEKNRSPLSSRSSRNVIQPRCTIGENRDWSCKPMIEISWISNDKSHFSHASYAINNYRVLVEQLERVNASQMENNAQIAFWINVYNALLMHAYLAYGIPQSSLRRLALFHKAAYNIGGHVISANAIEHSIFCFRAPRMGRWLETILSTALRKKYGEERQLSSKVGLQSSQPLACFSLCTGSFSDPVLKLYTASNVKEELEVAKREFLQANVVVKKSRKVFLPKVLERYAREASLSSDDLLTWITEHVDKKLRDSIHKCIDHKSGKKASQIIEWLPYSSRFRYVFSKDLTEKPWWV